From one Metasolibacillus fluoroglycofenilyticus genomic stretch:
- a CDS encoding iron-containing alcohol dehydrogenase — protein MAEKITFVPLSYTGWGSLSYLQQEVQRLKGQKVLLVTDPFLHEMGLTQKIIALLEELNLTINIYTKVVPEPPVAVAEELVAYAREHQNDIVVGLGGGSALDLAKLAGVISVHEGDVKDYLNLSATRSIEQKGLPTILIPTTSGTGSEVTNIAVVSLESTKDVVTHDYLLADVAIVDPELTMSLPPKVTAATGVDALTHAIEAYVSQNASAVSDALALQAIQLISQSIRSAVKDGQNQQARIDMSYGSYLAGLAFFNAGVAGVHALAYPLGGQFHIAHGDSNAVLLPYVMGYIRPSCEKRMKDIYNAMGFNSGYLSQEEASHKCVQELQRLVEDVGIPSSLKGFDISEEALTGLTEDAAKQTRLLARSPMPLGKDDIFAIYKAAYDAVVFK, from the coding sequence ATGGCTGAAAAGATTACATTTGTACCTTTAAGTTACACAGGCTGGGGCTCCCTTAGCTATTTACAGCAAGAGGTACAACGCTTAAAAGGTCAAAAAGTATTATTAGTGACAGATCCTTTCTTGCACGAAATGGGCTTAACGCAAAAAATCATTGCACTGCTTGAAGAGTTGAATTTAACTATCAATATTTATACAAAGGTTGTGCCAGAGCCCCCAGTAGCTGTAGCGGAGGAATTAGTAGCTTACGCAAGGGAACATCAAAATGATATCGTTGTCGGGCTAGGTGGGGGGAGTGCGCTCGATTTAGCTAAATTAGCTGGCGTAATTTCAGTGCATGAAGGTGATGTCAAAGATTACTTAAATTTAAGCGCTACTCGCTCCATTGAACAGAAAGGGCTGCCGACAATATTAATTCCTACAACATCTGGTACTGGCTCAGAAGTCACAAATATTGCTGTTGTTTCATTAGAAAGTACGAAAGATGTCGTAACACATGACTATTTGCTGGCAGATGTAGCGATTGTTGACCCAGAGTTGACAATGTCGTTACCACCAAAAGTAACAGCGGCAACGGGAGTAGATGCTTTAACTCATGCGATTGAGGCATATGTATCGCAAAATGCTAGTGCGGTTTCTGACGCATTAGCATTGCAGGCGATACAATTAATTAGCCAATCCATTCGTAGTGCGGTAAAGGATGGGCAAAATCAGCAGGCACGTATCGATATGAGCTATGGGAGTTATTTAGCGGGCCTAGCATTTTTCAATGCAGGTGTTGCGGGTGTACATGCACTAGCTTATCCATTGGGTGGACAATTCCATATCGCGCATGGTGACTCCAATGCGGTTTTATTGCCGTATGTAATGGGCTATATCCGTCCATCTTGTGAAAAGCGCATGAAAGACATTTATAATGCTATGGGCTTCAATAGTGGCTATTTATCACAGGAGGAGGCATCGCATAAATGTGTACAGGAATTGCAGCGCCTTGTTGAAGATGTAGGTATCCCTTCAAGCTTGAAAGGCTTCGATATTAGTGAAGAGGCACTTACCGGCTTAACGGAGGATGCAGCAAAGCAAACGCGACTCCTAGCGCGCAGTCCGATGCCGTTAGGGAAGGATGATATTTTTGCTATTTATAAGGCAGCATATGATGCCGTCGTTTTCAAATAA
- a CDS encoding InlB B-repeat-containing protein, protein MTSYTRRGDIATEPVTIHVTTTSTDSATIQVEWSIDEGDSWTLFNLASPHTWEQQGEHTIWFRIIGQSTIYKRFIHIRPQPFSLFTANPIIYVSENGDDNNSGATWVDAVKSVQVALDKASAGNQIWIAAGTYAPTKRANGSDPRTAYFRMKNGVAIYGGFAGDEETLAQRDFQNNKTILSGVLPSGGNAYHVFYHPDNLHLNETAILDGVIITAGNPNHATQNQHMHGGGMYNSGNSPTLRNVVFTANIAYRYGGGIYNYESNPALINVTFIENRAYSGGGMYNESSNPQLTDVMFNNNRVSMDGGGLYNNNSNPILIRTAFTANNATNNGGGVYNTGNSNATLTDALFKQNKAAVEGGGMYNSSSNPTLTDVVFEQNTTDWSGGGMNNSNSSPALTNVTFSGNQAFYGGGIYNIGSSPTLIDVKFNENTAYQQGGGIYNKNASNPTLTDVVFEENKATWYGGGMSNHGSSPVLTDVIFNMNQTTLGGGMYNDNSNPTLTGVNFNENRATEKSNSGGIGAGMYNSASSPSLTDVIFSENIADNGGGGIYNGGGSEPTITNVSFTANEAGTGGGMYNAANTRPTLINALFTFNLTKNSFAGSAIYSFDTTNINLMNATIYANGPAAIHGGAAHSQIVNSIIIGNANTGALTNFGGKVVNSLVDVLAGSGIHKGQLFDASGDPISLATYMPEDVFVHPAGANLHLKIGSPAIDVGDSNAHTVATDLAGKKRVQGAAIDLGVYEMQPYYTVSYDANDATEGTVPIDSGAYEENMSVTVLDNTGHLKKAGHTFTGWNTQADGKGIAYAVNTTFQMGAGNITLYAQWTTNPTYRVSYDANGATGGIVPQDLGEYEENTLVTVQENSGNLVKAGHTFIGWNTQADGKGTAYAVNTTFQMGAGNITLYAQWTTNPTYRVSYDANGATGGIVPQDLGEYEENILVTVQENSGNLVKAGHTFIGWNTQADGKGTAYAVNTTFQMGAGNVTLYAQWTANLTYRVSYDANGATGGTVPQDLGEYEENTLVTVQENSGNLVKAGYTFIGWDTQADGKGTAYAVNTTFQMGAEDVTLYAQWTANPTYRVSYDANGATGGIVPQDLGEYVENTLVTVQGNSGNLVKAGYTFIGWNTQADGKGTAYAVNTTFQIGAEDVTLYAQWTANPTYRVSYDANGATGGIVPQDLGEYEENTLVTVQGNSGNLVKAGYTFIGWNTQADGKGTAYAVNTTFQMGAEDVTLYAQWTANPTYRVSYDANGATGGIVPQDMGEYEENTLVTVQGNSGNLVKAGYTFTGWNTQADGKGTAYAVNTTFRMKAGNVRLYAQWKSNTLNEEKNPSNPPASGGGSSSNPPLDRDSNIAIPIKIFFETSGGELLEAIEINHNTRIFDLPVPIKEGFMFEGWYTDKTLTERWVGDTLVTENLTLYAKWIELAKELPTEKTFKDIENHWAKEMIEALTAQGIIQGYEDGTFRPNESVSRMHVAALLTRAFSFEPVRLASDFTDVSPAHPYYDAIKVLQQARIVDGVNGAFLPTEKMTRAQLAKILVGVLGLTPEGTTSFIDVDSAHWSAGYIAVLEREGIALGDNGEFRPNESVTRAQFVAFLSRIYTASKDVVLLDDESFE, encoded by the coding sequence GTGACCAGCTATACGAGGAGGGGGGATATTGCAACAGAACCTGTCACCATTCATGTCACAACAACTTCGACAGATAGCGCCACTATTCAAGTAGAGTGGTCGATTGATGAAGGGGATTCATGGACATTATTTAATTTAGCATCACCGCATACATGGGAACAGCAAGGCGAGCATACGATTTGGTTTCGAATTATAGGACAGTCTACTATTTATAAGCGTTTTATTCATATTCGCCCACAACCGTTTTCATTATTCACAGCAAATCCAATTATTTATGTAAGCGAAAATGGGGATGATAACAATAGCGGAGCAACTTGGGTTGATGCTGTTAAAAGCGTGCAAGTCGCATTAGATAAGGCTAGCGCTGGCAACCAAATTTGGATTGCCGCGGGAACGTATGCACCGACCAAACGAGCTAATGGCAGTGACCCTCGTACTGCGTATTTTAGAATGAAAAATGGTGTAGCGATTTATGGAGGATTTGCGGGGGATGAAGAAACATTAGCACAGCGGGATTTTCAAAACAATAAAACGATATTAAGTGGTGTACTTCCAAGTGGAGGAAATGCTTATCATGTATTTTATCATCCAGATAACTTACACTTGAACGAAACAGCTATACTTGATGGCGTCATCATTACAGCAGGGAATCCTAATCATGCTACACAAAACCAGCATATGCACGGAGGAGGCATGTACAATAGTGGAAATAGCCCAACTCTCAGAAATGTAGTATTTACTGCAAATATTGCCTACCGATATGGCGGAGGAATATACAATTATGAAAGTAATCCAGCCCTAATAAATGTAACATTTATTGAGAATAGAGCCTATTCGGGCGGCGGGATGTACAATGAATCAAGTAATCCACAGTTAACAGATGTCATGTTTAATAACAATAGAGTTTCAATGGATGGTGGTGGCCTCTATAACAATAACAGTAATCCAATCCTAATACGCACTGCATTTACAGCTAACAATGCAACAAACAATGGAGGGGGGGTCTACAATACTGGGAACAGTAATGCTACTTTGACGGATGCCTTATTTAAACAAAATAAAGCAGCTGTGGAAGGTGGCGGAATGTATAATAGTAGCAGTAACCCAACGCTAACAGATGTAGTGTTTGAGCAAAATACAACAGATTGGTCAGGCGGGGGGATGAATAATAGTAACAGTAGCCCAGCCTTAACAAATGTAACGTTTAGTGGAAATCAGGCATTTTATGGAGGAGGGATTTATAATATTGGCAGTAGCCCGACGCTAATAGATGTAAAGTTTAATGAAAATACAGCATACCAACAAGGGGGAGGAATCTACAATAAGAATGCAAGTAATCCAACTTTAACAGATGTAGTATTTGAGGAAAATAAAGCAACTTGGTATGGGGGCGGAATGTCTAATCATGGCAGTAGCCCAGTCTTAACAGATGTAATATTTAATATGAATCAAACGACGTTAGGGGGCGGAATGTATAATGACAATAGTAACCCAACCTTAACAGGCGTTAATTTTAATGAAAATAGAGCAACAGAGAAATCTAATTCAGGTGGTATTGGAGCGGGTATGTACAACTCCGCAAGTAGTCCGTCCTTAACAGATGTCATCTTTTCTGAAAACATAGCAGACAATGGAGGTGGTGGCATATACAATGGTGGTGGTAGCGAGCCAACCATCACAAATGTTTCTTTTACTGCAAATGAAGCCGGTACAGGAGGCGGCATGTATAATGCGGCAAATACACGCCCAACATTAATAAATGCACTATTTACTTTCAATCTAACGAAAAATAGTTTCGCGGGAAGTGCTATATATAGCTTTGATACGACAAATATCAATTTAATGAATGCGACCATATATGCGAATGGACCAGCAGCGATTCACGGAGGCGCCGCGCACAGCCAAATTGTTAATAGTATCATCATAGGAAATGCAAATACAGGGGCACTGACTAATTTTGGGGGCAAGGTTGTAAATAGCTTGGTCGACGTATTGGCAGGCTCAGGAATCCATAAAGGACAGTTGTTTGATGCGAGTGGTGACCCGATAAGCCTAGCAACTTATATGCCAGAAGATGTATTTGTTCATCCGGCTGGTGCAAACTTGCATTTGAAAATAGGTTCACCAGCGATTGATGTAGGGGATTCTAATGCCCATACAGTTGCAACAGACCTTGCAGGGAAAAAGCGTGTTCAAGGGGCTGCCATCGATTTAGGTGTATATGAAATGCAGCCTTATTATACAGTAAGCTATGATGCTAACGATGCAACAGAAGGAACAGTTCCTATTGATAGTGGAGCATACGAGGAAAATATGTCTGTTACAGTGCTAGATAATACAGGACATCTAAAGAAAGCTGGCCATACATTTACAGGCTGGAATACGCAAGCGGATGGAAAAGGAATAGCGTATGCCGTAAATACGACCTTTCAAATGGGAGCAGGGAATATCACATTATATGCCCAGTGGACAACAAATCCAACGTATCGTGTAAGCTATGATGCCAACGGTGCCACAGGAGGAATTGTGCCGCAGGATTTAGGGGAATATGAAGAAAATACCCTAGTAACAGTGCAAGAAAATAGTGGAAATCTAGTGAAAGCTGGTCATACTTTCATAGGCTGGAATACACAAGCAGATGGAAAAGGAACAGCTTACGCCGTAAACACAACCTTCCAAATGGGGGCAGGGAATATCACATTATATGCCCAATGGACAACAAATCCAACGTATCGTGTAAGCTATGATGCCAACGGTGCTACAGGAGGAATTGTGCCACAGGATTTAGGGGAATATGAAGAAAACATCCTAGTAACAGTGCAAGAAAATAGTGGAAATTTGGTGAAAGCCGGTCATACTTTCATAGGCTGGAATACACAAGCAGATGGAAAAGGAACAGCTTACGCCGTAAACACAACCTTCCAAATGGGGGCAGGGAATGTCACATTATATGCCCAATGGACAGCAAACCTCACTTATCGTGTAAGCTATGATGCCAACGGTGCCACAGGAGGAACTGTGCCACAGGACTTGGGGGAATATGAAGAAAATACCCTAGTAACAGTGCAAGAAAATAGCGGAAATCTAGTGAAAGCTGGTTATACTTTCATAGGCTGGGATACACAAGCAGATGGAAAAGGAACCGCTTACGCCGTAAACACAACTTTCCAAATGGGGGCAGAGGATGTTACATTATATGCCCAATGGACAGCAAATCCAACGTATCGTGTAAGCTATGATGCCAACGGTGCCACAGGAGGAATTGTGCCGCAGGATTTGGGGGAATATGTAGAAAACACTCTAGTAACAGTGCAAGGAAATAGTGGAAATCTAGTGAAAGCTGGTTATACTTTCATAGGCTGGAATACACAAGCAGATGGAAAAGGAACCGCTTACGCCGTAAACACAACTTTCCAAATAGGGGCAGAGGATGTTACATTATATGCCCAATGGACAGCAAATCCAACGTATCGTGTAAGCTATGATGCCAACGGTGCCACAGGAGGAATTGTGCCGCAGGATTTGGGGGAATATGAAGAAAACACTCTAGTAACAGTGCAAGGAAATAGTGGAAATCTAGTGAAAGCTGGTTATACTTTCATAGGCTGGAATACACAAGCAGATGGAAAAGGAACCGCTTACGCCGTAAACACAACTTTCCAAATGGGGGCAGAGGATGTTACATTATATGCCCAATGGACAGCAAACCCCACTTATCGTGTAAGCTATGATGCTAATGGTGCCACAGGAGGAATTGTGCCGCAGGATATGGGGGAATATGAAGAAAATACCCTAGTAACAGTGCAAGGAAATAGCGGAAATCTAGTGAAAGCCGGTTATACTTTTACAGGCTGGAATACGCAAGCAGATGGAAAAGGAACCGCCTATGCCGTAAACACAACCTTCCGAATGAAGGCAGGGAATGTTCGTTTGTATGCACAATGGAAATCGAATACATTAAATGAAGAAAAGAACCCTTCTAATCCGCCAGCATCAGGAGGCGGTAGTTCTTCTAATCCGCCATTGGATAGAGATAGCAACATAGCAATACCGATTAAAATCTTCTTTGAAACCAGTGGTGGCGAACTTTTAGAAGCAATAGAGATTAATCATAATACAAGGATTTTTGATTTACCTGTTCCAATAAAAGAGGGCTTTATGTTTGAGGGCTGGTATACAGATAAAACACTAACAGAAAGATGGGTGGGGGATACGCTAGTAACGGAAAATCTCACTCTTTACGCTAAATGGATAGAGCTAGCTAAGGAACTACCTACTGAAAAGACCTTCAAAGATATTGAGAATCATTGGGCAAAGGAAATGATTGAAGCCTTGACAGCACAAGGCATTATTCAAGGCTATGAGGACGGTACATTCCGACCGAACGAATCAGTAAGCCGTATGCATGTAGCAGCACTGCTGACAAGAGCCTTTTCATTCGAACCAGTACGACTAGCAAGTGATTTCACAGATGTTTCACCCGCCCATCCTTATTATGACGCAATTAAAGTATTGCAACAGGCAAGGATTGTCGATGGTGTAAATGGTGCTTTTTTACCTACAGAAAAAATGACACGAGCGCAGCTAGCAAAGATACTTGTTGGTGTACTCGGGTTAACACCTGAAGGGACGACTTCATTTATTGATGTCGATAGCGCACATTGGAGTGCGGGGTATATTGCAGTACTTGAGCGTGAGGGAATTGCGCTTGGAGATAATGGCGAATTTCGTCCAAACGAATCTGTCACACGCGCCCAATTTGTAGCGTTCCTATCTCGTATTTATACGGCTTCAAAAGATGTAGTCCTATTAGATGATGAATCATTCGAATAG
- the ahlS gene encoding AhlS family quorum-quenching N-acyl homoserine lactonase: MCNNKKLYVLDTGTMKMDKNYMIAMHNPATIDNPNPPAEFVEFPIYAVLIDHPEGKILFDTGCNPDGMGEDGRWPEGIQKAFPTFASEECYLINRLEQLKVRPEDIKYVIASHLHLDHAGCLELFTNAEIIVHDSELSSVMKQFAMTRDMGAYIWGDVMAWIQNQLRWRTIKPHEKEVQLVEGIKIINFGPGHAYGMLGLHVELPGHGNVLLASDAVYTAESYGPPVKPPGIIYDSVGYNSTVERIRKFATENDAEVWFGHDSNQFKNFVKSTEGYYE; encoded by the coding sequence ATGTGTAATAACAAAAAGTTATATGTATTAGACACTGGAACAATGAAGATGGATAAAAATTATATGATTGCCATGCATAACCCTGCGACAATTGATAATCCTAATCCACCAGCAGAGTTTGTAGAATTTCCGATTTACGCTGTATTAATTGACCATCCAGAAGGGAAAATCTTATTTGACACAGGCTGTAATCCCGATGGTATGGGGGAAGATGGGCGTTGGCCTGAAGGAATACAAAAGGCCTTCCCAACATTTGCGAGCGAAGAATGTTATTTGATTAATCGTTTAGAGCAATTAAAAGTACGACCAGAGGATATTAAATATGTAATTGCCTCACATTTGCATTTAGACCATGCAGGCTGTTTGGAGTTGTTTACAAATGCGGAAATTATCGTGCATGATTCAGAGCTGTCGAGTGTTATGAAGCAATTTGCGATGACGCGTGATATGGGTGCATATATTTGGGGTGATGTCATGGCATGGATTCAAAATCAATTACGCTGGCGCACAATAAAGCCGCATGAAAAAGAGGTACAGCTGGTGGAAGGAATCAAGATTATTAATTTTGGTCCGGGGCATGCATATGGTATGCTTGGCTTACATGTTGAGCTGCCTGGTCATGGTAATGTTTTACTAGCATCCGATGCCGTTTATACGGCGGAAAGTTATGGCCCGCCAGTCAAGCCACCGGGTATTATTTATGATTCCGTGGGTTATAATTCGACAGTGGAGCGGATTCGTAAATTCGCCACTGAAAATGATGCTGAGGTTTGGTTTGGACATGATTCAAATCAATTTAAAAATTTCGTGAAATCTACGGAAGGCTATTACGAATAA
- a CDS encoding TetR/AcrR family transcriptional regulator, with translation MGERGRPKGASGEESRALLLEIAAREFAQNGYHETKISSIVKGASLSQPTFYLYFKNKEAIFEELEHLFRMRIIEYTKQSRLQPMLESAKIKTRITYNLKELLVFLDKNPDLTRIGFYLSAKADEIKAHMVEQIRGNLDFEVNAGYFRKDVDTLMVAECLIGIIERLTFTQLLTKLKEPEEIANDIVDLLLEGMLSKES, from the coding sequence ATGGGAGAGAGAGGAAGACCCAAAGGAGCAAGTGGTGAAGAAAGTCGAGCATTATTGCTTGAGATAGCTGCGAGAGAATTTGCACAAAATGGGTATCATGAAACAAAAATAAGCTCAATTGTAAAAGGTGCGTCATTAAGTCAGCCTACTTTCTATTTGTATTTTAAAAACAAAGAAGCAATTTTTGAGGAGTTGGAGCACTTATTTCGTATGCGAATTATTGAGTATACAAAGCAAAGTCGTTTACAGCCAATGCTGGAATCAGCAAAAATTAAAACGCGAATTACGTATAATTTAAAAGAGTTATTGGTATTTCTAGATAAAAATCCAGATTTAACGCGAATTGGATTTTATTTGTCCGCAAAAGCGGATGAAATAAAGGCACATATGGTTGAGCAAATTCGAGGTAATCTAGATTTTGAGGTTAATGCTGGTTATTTTAGGAAAGATGTAGATACGCTAATGGTGGCAGAGTGCTTAATCGGTATAATAGAGCGATTAACATTTACACAATTGCTAACGAAACTAAAGGAACCGGAGGAAATAGCGAACGATATTGTGGATTTATTATTGGAAGGTATGTTATCTAAAGAAAGTTAA
- the sigW gene encoding RNA polymerase sigma factor SigW → MDALVNKRIRQVLKGDQNAYADIVNLYQHKLYQICYRMLGNKQEAEDIAQEAFVRAYINLHSYDQKRKFSTWIYRIATNLCIDRIRKKKPDYYLDAEVAGTDGLDMYSQIAADEQLPEEAAMQMELQDRIQYEISRLPDKYRSVIVLKYIEELSLQEISEILDMPLGTVKTRIHRGREALRKQLNNL, encoded by the coding sequence ATGGATGCGTTAGTGAACAAGAGAATAAGGCAAGTGCTTAAAGGTGATCAAAACGCATACGCCGATATTGTGAACCTCTATCAGCACAAGCTGTATCAAATTTGTTATCGAATGCTTGGCAACAAGCAGGAGGCAGAGGATATTGCACAAGAGGCATTTGTACGTGCGTATATTAATTTGCACTCATACGATCAAAAAAGGAAATTTTCAACGTGGATATATCGTATAGCCACGAATCTTTGCATTGACCGCATTCGTAAAAAGAAGCCGGATTATTATTTAGATGCGGAAGTAGCAGGGACGGATGGTTTAGATATGTATTCACAAATTGCAGCAGATGAGCAGCTACCAGAGGAAGCAGCGATGCAGATGGAGCTACAGGACCGCATTCAATACGAGATTAGCCGATTGCCAGACAAATATCGCTCTGTCATTGTTTTAAAATACATTGAAGAGCTATCGCTACAAGAAATTAGTGAAATTCTTGATATGCCCCTTGGCACAGTAAAGACACGTATTCATCGTGGTCGGGAAGCACTTCGCAAGCAGTTAAACAATTTGTAG
- the rocF gene encoding arginase translates to MNKSVAIIGVPSDYGQRRRGVDMGPSAIRYAGVVERLEALGYTVKDEGDIRVEKVPVKQEQNEKLLNLDEVVEVCSKLAQKVEGAVNDKRTPLVLGGDHSIAIGTLAGLEKYKNLGVIWFDAHADINTPESTPSGNIHGMPLAVSLGLGHERLTSIHHAGPKVKAENIIIIGARSVDEGERELIKEKNIKVYTMHEIDRLGMTAVMEDAIRYLQKRGVDGVHLSLDLDGLDPLYTPGVGTPVAGGITYRESHLAMEMLQESEMITSVEFVEVNPILDDKNKTANVAVALIGSLFGETLV, encoded by the coding sequence ATGAATAAATCAGTAGCTATTATTGGGGTACCATCAGATTATGGACAAAGACGCCGCGGTGTGGATATGGGACCAAGCGCTATTCGTTATGCAGGGGTTGTGGAACGTTTGGAGGCGTTAGGATATACAGTGAAGGATGAAGGCGATATCCGTGTAGAAAAGGTGCCAGTAAAGCAGGAGCAAAATGAGAAATTATTAAATTTAGATGAAGTTGTAGAAGTATGCTCGAAGCTAGCGCAAAAGGTAGAAGGAGCAGTAAATGACAAACGCACTCCCCTTGTACTAGGCGGCGACCATAGCATTGCAATTGGTACATTAGCAGGGCTTGAGAAATATAAAAACTTAGGTGTGATTTGGTTTGATGCCCATGCTGATATTAATACACCAGAATCAACACCATCTGGTAATATACACGGTATGCCACTTGCGGTAAGCCTTGGTCTTGGTCATGAGCGTTTAACTTCGATTCACCATGCGGGACCGAAAGTAAAAGCGGAAAATATCATTATTATCGGTGCTCGCTCTGTAGATGAGGGTGAGCGTGAGTTAATTAAGGAAAAAAATATTAAAGTTTACACGATGCATGAAATTGACCGTCTTGGTATGACGGCAGTTATGGAAGATGCGATTCGTTATTTACAGAAGCGCGGTGTTGATGGTGTGCATTTATCATTAGACTTGGATGGTTTAGACCCATTATACACGCCTGGTGTTGGTACACCTGTAGCGGGAGGTATTACATATCGCGAGAGCCATCTTGCTATGGAAATGCTGCAAGAGTCGGAAATGATTACTTCTGTAGAATTTGTAGAAGTTAATCCAATATTAGACGATAAAAACAAAACGGCGAATGTAGCTGTTGCGCTAATTGGCTCATTATTCGGCGAGACGTTAGTGTAA